CAGTTAATTGGTCCGAATGGTTCCGGAAAAAGCACGATTTTATCTTTAATTACCGGTGATAATCCAAAAGGTTTCGGACAGAATTTGTATTTATTCGGAAGAAAAAAAGGAACCGGGGAAAGTGTCTGGGATATTAAAAAACAAATCGGAATTTTCACGACTTCTATGACTGATTTGTTCCAAAAAGGCCATACATTAGAACAAATGATCCTTTCCGGATTTTTCGATTCAATTGGATTATATACAGAACCAACAACACATCAAAAACAAATTGTAACACAATGGCTGGAAGTAATCGAAATGACGCATTTACGCAAAAAACGATTTATTGATCTTTCGATAGGACAGCAAAGAGTCGCGTTGATTGTACGTGCCGTTTTAAAACATCCGCCTTTGCTGATCCTGGATGAACCTGTAGAAGGTTTAGACGATGAAAATGTAGATTTGGTTATTCAGCTTATTAATACCATAAAACAAGAAACCAACGTTTCTATTTTGTATGTTTCACACAGAATTGAAGAAGGTCTTGCTCCTACATCGGTTTTTGAACTTGTACCTTCAGAAACAGGATCAGCCGGAAAAATAAAATATCACTCAGAGTTAAACTAAAATGAAAAAAATTACTGCACTTTTATTCCTGCAGCTTTTATTGATTTCGTGTTCCGGCACTATTTCAACTACAAAAAAAGAATATGCAATTACTAATTCTTCAGCATTAAAATCAGACTGGATTATCGATTCTCAGAAATGGAGTTTAGATAATAATACCATTACAGGATCAGGTTCGCCTTCAAAATGGGGTATTTTGGTTTCGAAAAAACAGCTTCCTGAAAATTATGAAATCGATTTTAAAGTCAACATGACCAGAGAATCTTTATTTGAAATAATGCTCCATCTGGACAAAGAAAAATACATCAGAACCTATCTGTACCAGATTGATCAAAACATTGTAATTGGCGAAGGTACTTATTATAAAAATGACGATTCGTACGGCAAACGAGGCGGTAAAACTTTGTTTAAAAAACCAATGAATCTGGAAAACAACAAAACATATGCTGTAAAAATTAAAGTCACAGAGAACCAATTGCACTTTTCGGTAGACGGTCAGACTTCATTAGAATGTTCTCTTGAAAAAAGCGGTTTAAGCCAGAAAGGAAAACTCGGTTTCATAACAAACGGAGATGTCCAGATAACCGATTTAAAAATCAAAACCCTATAAAAAAAGCTCCCAAAAGGAGCTTTTCGTTTATTCAGAAAAATTATCTAATTCACTAATTATCTAATTGTCACATTAAAATTAATTCTCTTCGTCTTCGATATTGTGAGATTTCACATAATTACGCCATTTATCGATGCAATCCTGAAAATCCTGAGGTAATTCAGTATCAAAACGCATCATTTCTCCTGTGTTGGGGTGAACAAATCCAAGCGTTTTTGCATGCAGTGCCTGACGCGGTAATGCTTTAAAACAATTCTCGATAAACTGTTTGTATTTCGTAAAAGTAGTTCCTTTTAAAATCAAATGACCGCCGTAACGTTCATCATTAAACAACGGATGTCCAATGTGTTTCATGTGTGCACGAATCTGGTGTGTTCTTCCTGTTTCCAGTTTACACGAAATCAGGGTTACATAACCAAAACGTTCCAAAACTTTATAATGCGTAATGGCAGGTTTACCAATCTCTGGATCAGCAAAAACGGCCATCTGCATTCGGTCTTTTAAATGTCTGGCAAGGTTTCCTTCGATTGTACCGCTGTCTGCAGTCACATTTCCCCAAACCAGTGCAATATACTCACGTTCGGTAGTTTTAGCCTCAAACTGCTTCGCCAAATGCGTCATTGCAGCTTCGGTTTTAGCAACCACCAAAAGTCCTGATGTATCTTTATCAATTCGGTGTACCAGACCCGGACGTTCACTGCTGTTCATTGGCAGATTATCAAAATGATGCGCCAGAGCATTTACCAACGTTCCGGTATAATTTCCGTGTCCCGGATGCACTACCATTCCCGGTTCTTTATTGATTAACAAAAATGCATCATCTTCATAAACGATATTTAGCGGAATATCCTCAGGAAGAATATGATTTTCGTATGGAGGATGCGACAACATAACTGTTATCACATCAAAAGGCTTTACTTTATAATTTGATTTTACCGGAATATCATTTACAAAAATGCTTCCGTTGGCTGCCGCATTCTGAATTTTATTTCTTGTGGCATTTGGAATCAAATACATTAAATATTTGTCAATACGCAAAAACGCCTGACCTTTTGGTACTTCAAATCTGTAATGCTCGAATAATTCGTCTTCCAGATCTAAATTTTCTTCAATATTATTGTTCATCATTTGGGATTTCTACAGGTGCAGCTGTACTGTCAACCTCGCTTTCATCTACATAACTTGCTTTTCCGTCACCTAAAACCAAATCAATTTTAGACGCTTTCAAAACGCGGTCTCCTACTTTTAAGTTTCTTCCTTTTAAACGCATTTCCAAAACCATATCTTTTCCAAGATTTGGAATGTAAGTAATCGTTCCCGGTTCAAGACCTAAAGCCTTTAAAGTTGGAACTGCTTCACGATATGTTTTTTCGATTAAATCAGGAATCTTAACAGATGAAAAACCCGATGCATTAATTTTTATATATATTTTTCTTCCCACTTTTACCTTAGTTCCAGGCAGGGGATCCTGCTCTACAACACTGAATTTTGGGAATTCACTTCGGTAATCCACACTATCCAAAAGTACATAATCTAAGTCCAGTTCGTCCAGTTTTTCTTCTACCTGCTCTTCAGTCAGCCTTGCTAAATTCGGAACCGCAATTTCATGTCCATGATCAGTTGTAAAAGTTAACCAATGCATAAACAAATAACCTAAAATCGCAATAATAGCAGCCGCAGCCAATACTTGTAAAAAAAACACACGGCTGGTTAAATACTTACGTAAACTCATAAATTTATTTTTTGTTGAACGCAAAGATAAAGTATTTCATTTCAAAAAAAATGATAATTTTGTTTAAAACAGTAAAGCTTACAATTAGGAGCTGTATCCTGCTGTACGCTGTATCTTTTGTGTCTCGTTTTGAGACGAGACACAAAAGGATGCCGCTCCCATCAGGGCTAAGGTATCCGGTTTCATAACAAAACACAAAAAGTCAAACAGATTAAAAAAAACTGAAACAAGAGAAACCTGGAACTTGAAACCTGAAACCTGAAACAAAAGAAACTCGAAACAAAACAAAATATAAATGAAAAACATTGCCATAATAATGGGCGGATATTCAAGCGAATATAAAATCTCGCTTATCAGCGGAAACGTTGTGTACCAATATCTTGATAAAACAAAATACAACGGATTCCGTGTTCATATTTTCAAAGAAAAATGGGTTTATGTAGATGCCAATGACGCCGAATTTCCAATTGACCGAAACGATTTCTCGGTTACTGTTAATGGAGAAAAAATCACATTCGACTGTGTTTTCAATGCCATCCACGGAACTCCGGGCGAAGACGGGTTAATGCAGGCTTATTTTGAACTATTGGGCATTCCGCAGTCATCATGCGATTATTACCAATCGGCATTGACATTTAACAAAAGAGATTTATTATCGGTTTTAAAACCATACGGAATCAAAACGGCAATTTCCTATTATCTAAATAAAGGCGACAAAATTGATACCGCTGAAATTATTAAGAAAGTGGGACTTCCTTGTTTCGTAAAACCAAACAAAGCCGGTTCAAGTTTTGGAATTTCAAAAGTAAAAACCGAAGCAGAACTTCCAATTGCAATTGAAGTCGCTTACAAAGAAGACAACGAAATTATCATCGAAAGTTTCCTTGACGGAACAGAAGTTTCTGTTGGCGTTATCAACTATAAAGGAGAAGTTATCGTACTGCCGATTACCGAAATTGTATCTGACAATGATTTCTTTGATTACGAAGCTAAATACGAAGGAAAATCACAAGAAATTACGCCTGCCAGAATCTCAGATGAACTAACAAAAAAAGTGGGAGAAACAGCCAAACGTGCCTACGAAGTTTTAAAAATGAAAGGTTTCTCCAGAAGCGAATTCATTATTGTAGACAATGAACCATACATGCTCGAAATGAATACCATTCCGGGTTTAACAACAGAAAGTTTAATTCCGCAGCAGGCAAAAGCAGCCGGAATTTCGCTCGAAGATTTATTTACAAATGCAATTGAGCTGGCTCTTGCTTAAAGACACTAAGGTTCTGAGATTTTCTAAGATTTCAGAACCTTTTTTTATCTAAATACCAGACTGAGCAAATCGAAGTCTATAAAAGTAACTTTGAACCTTTGTTACTCTGAACCTTCACAAAAAAACTTAGAACCTCAAAAAAATGAAAGAAATCTTTGAATGGAACAGACTCTTTTTCAATAACCTTCCTGAAGCTTTTATTCTGGAAGTAATATTCCGTTCAACGGTAATGTTCACTATTTTGCTGCTTACCTTAAAACTGGCGGGAAAACGAGGAGTAAAACAATTATCGATTTTCGAAACCGTAATTATTATTGCCCTGGGATCTGCAGCGGGAGACCCAATGTTTTATGAAGATGTAGGAATTATTCCGGCGGCGATAGTTTTTTCTACTATAATTATTTTATACCGCACCGTAACCTGGCTTACCGGAAAAAGCAAGAAATTCGAAGAGTTTATAGAAGGTAAAACCGAATGTTTAATCAATAACGGAAAGTTTTCTGTATCCAGTTTTAAAAAAGAAAGTCTGGCACAGGATGAATTTTTCTCTGAACTTCGTGTAAAATCAATAGAACATTTAGGACAGGTTAAACATGCTTTTATTGAACCAAGCGGTGAAATCAGCGTTTATTATTATCCGGATGAAGAAGTAAAGTACGGACTGCCTATTTTACCTTCTTTATTCAGCGAAAAAAGCAAAATCATACAAACTGACGGAATTTACGCCTGCTCGTTCTGCGGTCATACACAGGAGCTGACAAAAGGAACTGCAAACTGTGAAGTCTGCAAAAAAGAGGAATGGGTTTTGGCTATAAAAACGCTTCGGATTACATAAAAAATTGCAATAACAAATAACAATATCAAAATTCATTTTTGCATAGAGTTTTTAAACTTTGAACCTATGCAACTTTGAACCTCTGAACCTTAAAAAAAATGAGAAAAGCAATATTCCCGGGGTCATTTGACCCCATTACACTTGGACACGAAGACATTATCAAACGAGGTATTCCCTTATTTGATGAAATCGTAATTGCCATTGGTGTAAATGCCGAAAAAAAATACATGTTTTCACTTGAAGAAAGAAAACGCTTTATTGAAGAAACGTTTAAAGACGAACCAAAAATTTCGGTTGTTACATACGAGGGATTAACAATAGATCTGGCAAAAAAAGTAAAAGCGAATTTCATACTTAGAGGCTTACGAAATCCAGCCGATTTCGAGTTTGAAAAAGCCATTGCACACACCAACAGAAAACTGTCTAAAATCGAGACTGTATTTTTATTAACTGCAGCAAGTACATCCTTCATTAGTTCGAGCATTGTGCGCGACGTATTACGCCATGGCGGTGAATACGAAATGCTGGTTCCGGATGCGGTACGGGTTAAAAAATAAATAACATGCGGCTTTGCAGGGACTTTTGAAAACAGGAATTTCTACAATAGCCCCGATGGAAGCGGTATCCTTTTTCCGGCTTCTTTAGACGAAAAAAGATACAAGCGGACAGCGGGACAACAGGTCTTAAGAAAACCGGAAATTTGTGCTTCAAAAAAACAATTTTCCCCAGCAAATCCAACAAGTCACAATCATAAACATAAATTTGTAAGCGAAGCAAATTATAAGTAATTTCGCATTTTCAAAATAAACCATAAATAATGAGCATCGAAAGAGAATTAAGCAAACGAAGCGGATCGAAATGTGAGCTTTGCGGCGCCGAAGAAAACCTAAAAGTTTATCAAGTATTACCAACCAGAAAAGGCGGTCTTGATGAAAGTATATTAGCCTGTAACACCTGTATTGACCAAATTGAAAATCCGGACAACGTTGATTTAAATCACTGGAGATGCCTGAATGACAGTATGTGGAATGAGAATATCCCGGTACAGGTTGTTGCCTGGAGAATGTTAAGCAGAATGCGTGCTGCAGGATGGCCGCAGGAATTGCTTGACATGATGTATCTTGAAGAAGATGTACTTGAATGGGCAAAAGCAACCGGCGAAGGCGAAGACGACGAGAATAAACTGGTTCACCGCGACAGTAACGGTGTTGTTTTACAGCACGGGGATTCTGTAGTTTTAATTAAAGATTTAAAAGTAAAAGGATCCAGTATGGTTGCCAAACAGGGAACTGCCGTAAGAAACATTCGTTTAGACCACGAAAACGCCGAATATATCGAAGGAAAAGTCGACGGACAGCAGATTGTGATTATTACACAGTATGTGAAGAAAATATAGTTTTTTTAAAGGTGCTGAGGTTCTAAGATACTAAGGTTTTTTCCTTGAATATTTTTTTGAACCGCAAGCACACAAAGATTTTCGCGAAGTTCGCAAAGTTTTATTAATAGACTTTGCGAACTTTTACTTTTAAAAGCTTCGCAAATAAAAACTTAGTGCACTTTGATAAACTATACACAAAGTAAATCAACCTGAAACCTGAAACTTGAAACCTGAAACAAAAAAAAAGCCGTTCGATTAGAACAGCTTTTTTATAATATCAGGAAAGTTAAAAAACTTTATTATTTGTTATTTTGAAACTTTGTATCTCAAAAAGAATTATTTCTGGAATAATTTACTGATTTGATCTTTTACGAAAGGCTCAGAAACATTGTTTGTTGCAGCATCTCTTTCTTTGCTTGAAACCATAAACTGAACTGTAGCTTTATCCGGAACAACATTGCTTGTATAGTGTAACCAAATATAGTTGTTTGGAAGTTCTAATTTAATATCATACAACGGAGAAGCAGTAAAACCGTTCATGATGATATTGTAAAGGTTTACATAGTCATTATTTAGGTTTCTAAATGAAAATTTTCTTAAGTTAGAAGAACCATCATCATCTGTTAGAATAGTAGTATAATATACTGTATACTCATCTCCAATTTTTTGAATGTAATTGTTGTTTACTTTTCCTAATTTTTCAACAGGAACCGTTTCAAGAACTTTAATCTGTGCAAATGAAACAGCACTAACGAACAAAATAGCAAGGGTAATAATCTTTTTCATAATTAATTTGGGGTTACAAATTTGACTGCACAAAAAAACATAGAAATATTGAAAAAACACCTATCAAAACATTATTTTTTTGACACAAAATTGTAAATCTTGTTCAATATTTTTTAAAAATCTGACTCACAATAAGATAAACAACATTTCAGGAAAACAAAATTCTATTAAAAAGCCTAAAATTTCTTATTTTTCTCTTCTTCCTTCTTTATAACATTTCGGGCAACTTCGATTTTGAACTTTTTACCCTTCATTTTTTCATCTTTTACATTCTTAAGAAGATCCTTTACTTTATTGTATTTTACAGCCGCAAACGAAACGAAATCTTTCACTTCTATCAGCCCCAGATCTTCTTTTTCCAGTTTTCCTTTTTGAGAAAAGAAACCTACTATGTCAAATTTATTGAGCTTTGTTTTCTTTCCGCCACTAATGTAAATTGTCTGAAAATGAGGTGGTTTTGGCAGTGAAACTTTATTTTCGACATTCAGGATATCCATTTCATAATCAATGTAATCAAGTTTTTTTTCACTTTCATGAACTATAACATAAGCCGTTCCGGATGCCTGCATACGTGCCGTACGTCCGTTTCTGTGTGTAAATTCGTCTTCTTTTAAAGGCAGATGATAATGAATAACGTGCTTCATTTCAGGAATATCCAAACCTCTCGCAGCCAAATCTGTTGTAACGAGATAGGTTATACTTCCGTTTCTAAACTGAATTAAAGCCCTCTCCCGCTCTTCCTGATCCATACCGCCATGATAGTATACTGAATAAATTCCTTTTTCGTTCAGAGTATCACTGATACGTTCTGCAGCATCGCGATGGTTACAAAAGATAATTGCCGATTCTGATTTTAGTGAACAAATTAAATTGAACAAACTCTCCAGTTTATCTTTTGATGGGGAAATCACCATTTTCATCGAAAGATTGGTTTTCTCTTCCTCTTCAGGAATAAAATCTAAAACCGTTGGATTTACAACTTTGGTATATTTTGGAATCTCAATATCGGATGTTGCCGAAACCAAAACACGTTTGTTTACTTTCGATAACCTGCCAATTATAAAAGACATCTGCTCGTGAAATCCTAACTGAAGCGATTTATCAAACTCGTCAAGAATCAGCGTTTGGATTTTATCTGTCCTAAAAGTTTCTCTGTCAATATGATCTGCAATTCTTCCGGGCGTTCCAATTAAAACTGCCGGAGGATTGCTCAAATTCTTAATTTCCGTATCGATAGAATGGCCCCCGTAACAAATATTGACTTTGTACTGCGTTCCCATTTTTTTCCAAACCTGTTCGATCTGAAGTCCCAGTTCGCGAGACGGAACTAAAATTAAACATTGAACCGATAAAATTTCAGGCTGCAGTAATTCTAAAACCGGCAGTAAAAAAGCCAGTGTTTTCCCTGATCCGGTTGGAGACAGCAGCAAAACATTATTATCATTCAGGATCGCCTCCTGAGCCGTGTCCTGCATTTCGTTGAGACTCTGAATACCTAAATTCGAAAGTATGTTGTTGGAATGGTGATTTTTATTCATTTTGCAAAAGTAACTAAAATTTGTTTCAGGTTATTCTTGTTTCATGTTTCACGTTGAAATGCTGTTGATTTTACCATAAGGATTTTATTTCACGCAGATCAAAATAGATTTTAGCAGATTTAAAAATCAAAATTAATCTGCTTAGATCTGCCAAATCTGCGTGAAACAAATAAACACAAGGCATGTCAACCTGAAACCTGAAACTTGAAACAAAAATCCTATATTTGATTTCTATTAAAAACCAGAACCATGAAACTTTTTACCATTTTCATTTCACTTTTCACCATTACGATTTCTGCTCAGAACAATAAAAAATACGATACCTTTTTTGAGAAAGGAAACGGAAATCAATCTGCTTCGTATCAGGAAACTATTGCTTATTTTAAAATGCTGGCAAATGATTTCCCAACCATACAGATGAAAGAAATGGGACTGACAGATTCTGGCGAACCTTTGCACATGATTACCTTTAATCCTGACAAAGAATTTGATTTTGATAAAATTCAGAAAACAAAAGCCGTTCTTTTTGTCAATAACGGAATCCACGCCGGAGAACCGGACGGAATCGACGCGACCATGCAGTTTTACAGAGATCTGGCAACAGGAAAAATGAAAGCTCCAAAGAATACCGTTTTGGTTTCGATTCCGGTTTACAATATCGGCGGGGCATTAAATAGAAATTCAACAACTCGCGCCAATCAGGACGGACCTGAAATTTACGGTTTTAGAGGAAATGCCAGAAACTACG
This portion of the Flavobacterium gelatinilyticum genome encodes:
- a CDS encoding RluA family pseudouridine synthase; translated protein: MNNNIEENLDLEDELFEHYRFEVPKGQAFLRIDKYLMYLIPNATRNKIQNAAANGSIFVNDIPVKSNYKVKPFDVITVMLSHPPYENHILPEDIPLNIVYEDDAFLLINKEPGMVVHPGHGNYTGTLVNALAHHFDNLPMNSSERPGLVHRIDKDTSGLLVVAKTEAAMTHLAKQFEAKTTEREYIALVWGNVTADSGTIEGNLARHLKDRMQMAVFADPEIGKPAITHYKVLERFGYVTLISCKLETGRTHQIRAHMKHIGHPLFNDERYGGHLILKGTTFTKYKQFIENCFKALPRQALHAKTLGFVHPNTGEMMRFDTELPQDFQDCIDKWRNYVKSHNIEDEEN
- a CDS encoding PASTA domain-containing protein → MSLRKYLTSRVFFLQVLAAAAIIAILGYLFMHWLTFTTDHGHEIAVPNLARLTEEQVEEKLDELDLDYVLLDSVDYRSEFPKFSVVEQDPLPGTKVKVGRKIYIKINASGFSSVKIPDLIEKTYREAVPTLKALGLEPGTITYIPNLGKDMVLEMRLKGRNLKVGDRVLKASKIDLVLGDGKASYVDESEVDSTAAPVEIPNDEQ
- a CDS encoding D-alanine--D-alanine ligase, encoding MKNIAIIMGGYSSEYKISLISGNVVYQYLDKTKYNGFRVHIFKEKWVYVDANDAEFPIDRNDFSVTVNGEKITFDCVFNAIHGTPGEDGLMQAYFELLGIPQSSCDYYQSALTFNKRDLLSVLKPYGIKTAISYYLNKGDKIDTAEIIKKVGLPCFVKPNKAGSSFGISKVKTEAELPIAIEVAYKEDNEIIIESFLDGTEVSVGVINYKGEVIVLPITEIVSDNDFFDYEAKYEGKSQEITPARISDELTKKVGETAKRAYEVLKMKGFSRSEFIIVDNEPYMLEMNTIPGLTTESLIPQQAKAAGISLEDLFTNAIELALA
- a CDS encoding DUF421 domain-containing protein gives rise to the protein MKEIFEWNRLFFNNLPEAFILEVIFRSTVMFTILLLTLKLAGKRGVKQLSIFETVIIIALGSAAGDPMFYEDVGIIPAAIVFSTIIILYRTVTWLTGKSKKFEEFIEGKTECLINNGKFSVSSFKKESLAQDEFFSELRVKSIEHLGQVKHAFIEPSGEISVYYYPDEEVKYGLPILPSLFSEKSKIIQTDGIYACSFCGHTQELTKGTANCEVCKKEEWVLAIKTLRIT
- the coaD gene encoding pantetheine-phosphate adenylyltransferase yields the protein MRKAIFPGSFDPITLGHEDIIKRGIPLFDEIVIAIGVNAEKKYMFSLEERKRFIEETFKDEPKISVVTYEGLTIDLAKKVKANFILRGLRNPADFEFEKAIAHTNRKLSKIETVFLLTAASTSFISSSIVRDVLRHGGEYEMLVPDAVRVKK
- a CDS encoding PhnA domain-containing protein, whose protein sequence is MSIERELSKRSGSKCELCGAEENLKVYQVLPTRKGGLDESILACNTCIDQIENPDNVDLNHWRCLNDSMWNENIPVQVVAWRMLSRMRAAGWPQELLDMMYLEEDVLEWAKATGEGEDDENKLVHRDSNGVVLQHGDSVVLIKDLKVKGSSMVAKQGTAVRNIRLDHENAEYIEGKVDGQQIVIITQYVKKI
- a CDS encoding DEAD/DEAH box helicase; the encoded protein is MNKNHHSNNILSNLGIQSLNEMQDTAQEAILNDNNVLLLSPTGSGKTLAFLLPVLELLQPEILSVQCLILVPSRELGLQIEQVWKKMGTQYKVNICYGGHSIDTEIKNLSNPPAVLIGTPGRIADHIDRETFRTDKIQTLILDEFDKSLQLGFHEQMSFIIGRLSKVNKRVLVSATSDIEIPKYTKVVNPTVLDFIPEEEEKTNLSMKMVISPSKDKLESLFNLICSLKSESAIIFCNHRDAAERISDTLNEKGIYSVYYHGGMDQEERERALIQFRNGSITYLVTTDLAARGLDIPEMKHVIHYHLPLKEDEFTHRNGRTARMQASGTAYVIVHESEKKLDYIDYEMDILNVENKVSLPKPPHFQTIYISGGKKTKLNKFDIVGFFSQKGKLEKEDLGLIEVKDFVSFAAVKYNKVKDLLKNVKDEKMKGKKFKIEVARNVIKKEEEKNKKF